CATGAAGGTATTCGCTACTGGAATATTCAACTGGGCGGCAAATTCCGTCACTGCTTCACTAGCATTTGCTCGGATAGCTCCGTTCCCCACCATAATTAACGGATTCGCTGCCTGAGAGATCGCTGCTGCTGCCTCAGTAATACTTTGGAAGGCTGCATAGGTTTTTTCTAATCTGTCTTTGTTCAGCGGACTGCCAACAGCTGACATGGCGGCAATATTTTCGGGCAAATCGATGTGAACCGCGCCTGGTTTTTCACTTTGCGACAGCTTAAACGCCTTACGGACAATTTCCGGAGTATTGCTAGGTCGAACAATCTGAGTACTCCACTTCGTCACTGGCGCAAACATCGCCACCAGATCCAAATACTGATGGGATTCAATATGCATTTGATCGGTTCCCACCTGTCCCGTAATTGCCACTAAGGGAGCGCCGTCTAGGTTAGCATCCGCCACCCCAGTCATCAAGTTAGTCGCACCCGGTCCCAATGTGGAAAGGCATACCCCTGCTTTTCCAGTCAAGCGTCCATAAACGTCAGCCATGAAAGCTGCGCCCTGCTCATGCCGTGTGGTAATAAATTGAATCGAAGAATGCTTGAGCGCTTCTAGAACGTGCAAGTTTTCTTCCCCTGGTAGACCAAAGACGTATCGTACGCCTTCATTTTCCAAACAACGTACCAACAGTTCCGCCGTATTCATTTACTTCTCTCCTTTAGAAGGGCTGGGGATTAAGATTTTACTAACCCCTAACCCCTAACCCCTAACCCCTACTTCACCCACACTGTTTTAACATTGACAAACTCATGGATGCCTTGGATGCTCAGTTCTCTTCCATATCCAGACCGCTTGACTCCGCCAAAGGGGAGGCGCGGATCAGATTTGACCATACCGTTGATAAATACAGCACCCGCTTCTAGTTCTGAAACAAAGCGATCGCGTTCCTGTTCGTCTGTTGTCCAGGCACTTGCTCCTAATCCAAAGGGTGTAGCATTCGCTAGCTTAATCGCTGCATCAATATCTGTTACCCGGAATAACAGCGCTACTGGGCCAAAAAATTCTTCTTCATCCCCTGGAGTGCCAGGTGGGATATCAGTCAAGATTGTCGGGGGATAAAAATTTCCTGGACGATCTGAGATTGGCTGTCCACCAGCTAGAACTTTTGCCCCACTCTTAACGGTCTCTTTAACTTGATAGTCTAGATCCTGAAGAATGTTGGGGGTTGCAAGTGGTCCCAAATCAGTATCGGGAAGCATTGGATCGCCTACTTTTAGCACCTTAAACTTCTCTACCAATTGTTTTTCAAACCGGTCGGCGACCGCCTCCGCTACAATAAACCGTTTTGCGGCAATGCAAGATTGACCGTTATTCAGCATCCGCGCTGTCACAGCTGTTGCCACAGCTGCCTCTAGATCGGCACTTGGCATCACAATAAACGGATCGCTACCACCCAATTCCAACACAGTTTTTTTAATTTGTTTCCCCGCAGCTGCCGCTAAACTTGCCCCTGCCAGCTCACTTCCTGTCAATGTAGCAGCTTTAACTCTCTCATCTGCAACAATGGCTACAACTCGATCTGAACCTACTAATAAAGTTTGAAATACTCCAGCGGGAAAGCCTGCCTGGGTGAAAATCTCCTCAATTGCCAAAGCACACTGTGGCACATTGGAAGCGTGTTTGAGTAGCCCCACATTTCCTGCCATCAGCGCTGGAGCAGCAAAGCGGAACACTTGCCAGAAGGGGAAATTCCAGGGCATCACCGCTAGAATCGCACCTAATGGTTGGTAGCGGACAAAGCTATGGTTAGCATCTGTTGTGACTGGAACATCAGCCAGGAATTCCGCTGCGTGTTCTGCATAGTAGCGACAAACCAAAGCGCATTTTTCGATCTCTGCGATCGCACCTTTGAGCGGCTTACCCATTTCCAGGGTCATCAGCTTACCAAATTTTTCCTTTTCTCGCTCCAGAATCTCAGCAGTTGCATTCATCCATTGCGAGCGCTGCGCCATTGGTATTTGACGATATTTTTCAAAAGCTTGTTGCGAGAATTCAAGTTTAGCCGAAATCTCTGCATCTGTTAGTGGCTCAAATATCTTGAGCGTTTCCCCGGTTGCGGGATTAATGGTAGCGATCGCCATTGCTTTACCTCCGGTACCAAAACCGATTGGACTAGCTTGCCTAATCTCTAAACTTTACCTAATACACCCCAAATACTTTTATTTTCTAATAACTACCTATTGTCTATTTTCGCGCTTATATACCTTGATCTGCCGCTATCTATGTATAGATGTAATTAATACTTAAGTATTTTTACTTATTGCAACTGCTGCAAAATGATAAAGCGATTGACGAGCAGAAATATTAACTGATTTTTGCTTGTATTATTTGAGCTAAATGATGAAAAAATCCTGGCATTTATTTAGTAAATGCAGTATCGTTAAAAAAGCTTAAATTTTTAAGACGATTTGTAACGATTTGTACAACTTAGGCTCGAAAGCAGGGGTATCTTTACAATAAGTTCAAATTTGCCGCACTTTATTGTCTATTTACTTTACAATTTTTTCAGAAATGGGTTGATTTGGGCTAGAATTACAGCGATATTTAGATTGTCTGGTTATTAAATTGTACCGCTCCCGCTCTTATCCTGACACTAGAGCGCCAGCCTCGACCTAATAGATATAAGCTACGGGCCAGTCCATCGCAAGCGCCGGAAACGCCGTTTGGGGAGTGCCTCGGTCACTCTTGGGGTGAGTGCTACCTCGCCAAGTAATGACTTTCCTAATGGAGGCTAAAATTGGAACTTCTACTTCATAGTAATCAGCCACCTGAGATTACCCAGCCATTAATTTTAGCTGTTGACGATGATGAGGATAACTTACTGCTGCTTACTGAAGTACTCAAGTCACTCGAATGCTCATTCATTACTGCCACACAGGGTCAGACAGCTATAAACTTAGCTCAAGACCATCAGCCATGCTTGATTATTTTAGATGTAATGCTACCCGATTTTAGTGGCGTAGAGGTGGTGCATCAACTTAAGCATAACCCGCAAACCATGACAATTCCAGTCATTGCGGTTACAGCTTTGGCAAGAGAAGAAGACCGCGAGCACCTTCTGCTAGCAGGTTGTGATGATTACCTTAGTAAGCCGTATATGATTGATGAGCTAGAAGCTATCATCCAACGCTATCTACGTTCAACACATTCTCTTACTGCTCTTGTTTAAGGTTGCCATTTAAGCCAGGATCGTCTAGTGCAGGCACAGTGGCTAAAACAGCAACTACACTGGTACGATTCGTATCAAATGCAGAGTCGCTAAGTAGATCGATTACAGGTATCTTAACCACTTCCTCGATTAAAGCTTTCAAATGGGGTTCGAGGGCTTTATGCAGGTTCACCCTTACTTGCTTAGCTATTTCCTGACGATTACTCTTAGCCAGAAATTGCTCTAGTCGGGTAATTGAATCTTCAATAACAATTGTTAACGTTTTATCAACCAACTTGCAGGAAACTTGATGCGGTTGGTGTCCCAAATCAGTGAGGTACAGCAACGTTACACGCTGTGAAAGGTTTTGTTCTAACTGCTCAACAGCCAGTTCTGACGTTTCCTCCATAAAGTATATTTCTCAAAAAGTCGAGTATTATACATAATTTTTTAAACTTTAACAGGGGAAGAACGCGCCTTAAACACTCTAAAGGTATATATCCGTAGTACTACTGATAGGCAACAGAAATGTTATGTCTGCAGTCAAGCAAGGACTACTTTTATCAACAATTTTTTGTTTTTATGCTGAATATTTAGTTATTTAACGATTTCAGGTAAAATTCAAAGAGTTGCTTGCGCCTGCTAGCTTGTTTCGTTCTTTTACACGTATCTCTAAAGGATGGGCAACCTAGAGGAGTAATCACGAGCCAATTCATTACAAGCGCCACATCTGCCGCTTGGAGAATGCCTCGTCGTAGGAGCAACCCTTGTGGTTGCATCTGTTGTAAAGGATAGCTTCGTGCTTCTACGACTTTGCCTCAATCGATATGGATTCATTTGCTTACCCTAACACTTGTAGTCAAAATGACAGGCAGCCTCTCGTTTTAGCCGTCGATGACAATGAAGACAATTTACAGCTACTTACTCAATTGCTAGTGCTAATTGAGTGTTCATTCATTACAGCTACCAATGGTAAGACAACTCTATTGATGGCGCACGATTATCACCCAGATTTAATTTTATTGGATATGATGTTGCCAGACTTAAGCGGTATAGAAGTTGCCTGTAGCCTCAAGCAAGACTCTCAAACAATGGAGATTCCAATTGTTGCTGTCACAGCCATGGCAAGAGGAGAAGATAAAGAGCGCTTTCTATTAGCGGGTTGTGATGACTATATTACAAAGCCTTATGTAATAGATGATTTGGAAACGATTATTCGTAAATATGTTTTTTGAATAAATTATTTATTAATTATCGGATGTTAGATGTTGGGTGTTAGGTGTTAGAAACGAAGTTTGAAATTAGGAATTAATTCTAAATCAAAAATCAAAAATCCAAGACCTAAGACTGCAAGATCCAAGACCCAGCTTTCGACTTTTATGACGGATTGCGGACTCTAGGCAGATCGGCCAAGATAATAACTGTAGCAGTACGACCTGTTTCTAATTTGGCGTTGCTTAATATGTCAATTACGGCTACTCCAACTACTTCCTCAATCAATGCTTTTAGTTGTGGCTGAAGTGCCTCGTCCAACTCTGTTCTTACTTGTTCGGCTAATTCCTCTTGACCACTACTAACTAAAAGTTGCTCTGGTTGGGTAATAGAATCCTCTAAAACAATGGCAATTTTTTCATCAAAAAGTTGACACACTACTCGGCTTGGTTGATGTTCTAGTTGAGTGCGATACAGAGTTTGAATCCGCTGCGATAGGGTTCGTTCTATTTGCCCACGCGTAGGAAAAGATGCGTCCATAACTAATGAAATTCAGCACAAAGAATCTATCTATTGATAGATGATAAATCATCGAGGTATCATTTTGTTAAAGGGAGAAAAAATACTCCTAAAGAGAGATTTTAAGAAGAAGAACTGTAATTAAGGCTACTCTGCTGCTTGAGGATAGATAAGGATTTTATAGGTATCAGGACTAGGAGCGATCGCCTGTTCTACAGCGAGTGATAAATTTTCCAAAGGGTAGCGATCGCTAATCAATGCCTCGACATCAATGCGACGATTAAACACAATATCAACCGCGAGGCTTTGTAGGCGGTAAGACGAACTATAGCTGCCGATTAAATCGATTTCTCGCCGATAAAGGATATTGGGGTTGATCGGAATTTTCACTTCATCAGGAAACTCAGCAAAAAACAGGATTTTGCCACCCTTACGAGTACAATCAAGGGCTTGGAAGAAAGCCTTTTCACTTGGGACAGCTAAAAGAGTGGTATCAACTCCTATCCCATCGGTGAGTGCTTGTACTTTCGTGAGTAAATCGGGGTCACGCGCATCAAAGGCAGCTTCTGCTCCCACACTTAAGGCTTTTTCTATCCGGGAAGGAAGGAGGTCAGTGGCGATCGCTTTAGCACCGAAGTATTTCACCAACATCACGAACATCAAGCCAATTGGTCCAGCACCTGTGACTAGAACCTTTTGTCCAGGGGCGATCTGAGCTTTTTTAACTGCTTTGAGGCAGCAGTTAGTTGGTTCCACGAAACTAGCCTGCTCAAAACTTACTCCAGCTGGGATAGGAATTAGTCCCCCATTGCGGACAATGTGACCGGGAACTTTGACATATTCGGCAAAGCCACCACCACTGGGAGTAAACCCAGCTGTGGTAGAAATGTTTTTGTAGACATCACACATTGAGAAGTTATCGTTGAGACAGTAGCCACAGCGCATACAAGGAATGTGGTGCATTACAACCACCCGCTGTCCTACTTCCCAGCCGGTTACTTGCTCTCCCACCGCTGCAATCACCCCAGCTGTTTCATGTCCAAAGATGCGCGGTGGTTCATAGAGAGGATAACGAATTTTTTTGATATCCGACTGACACAAGCCCACCACGTGTATCTTTACCAGCACCTCGTCTGTTTCTAGGGTTGGTATCGGCAATTCTTCATAACTTAGTTGATTAACGCCTCTAAATACTTGTGCTTTCATAACTACCTCTCGATCGCCTAGCGATATTAGACTTTAGCAGGATCAGGTGCTATATGCAGGGAGTAGGGAGGATCGACAGCATAGGAAAAGAGTCTTAGGATTTAAGCTTCAGGTGGAATGCTAGGAGCCACAAACTCTGGTTGAGATAGGCACAATCAAGGAATAACAATTAATTATAAAAGCTCAGGCAATTCAAAAATGATCGGTCAAATCCTCAAGGGGCAATATCAAATTGTGCAAATTCTCAGTTGCGGCGGTTTCTGTCAGACTTACCTTGCCCAAGACCTCAGCCTCCCAGAGCAACCAACCTGCGTCATCAAACAGCTATTATTGCCTGTCAATCCCCACTCCAGTTCCCTCGCTACCCTCAGGCGCTTATTTACCAGAGAAGCCCAAGCACTAGAAAAACTGGGACACTATCCCCAAGTTCCGCAACTGTTAGCCTATTTTGAAGAAGATCAACAGTTCTACTTAGTTCAAGAATTTATTGCTGGACATCCTTTAACTGCCGAACTTCAACCGGGACAACGCTGGCAAGAAAGCCAGGTAATTGAGCTACTACAAGCAATTTTAAGCATCCTGGAAGTAGTCCACGCTCACGGATTAATCCATCGGGACATCAAACCGAGCAACCTGATGCGCCGCGAGTCAGACAACCAAATTATTCTGATTGACTTTGGTAGTGTCAAGCAAGCCTGGACGCAAGTCGTCACAACTCAAGGACAAACCAATGCTAACTTTGCTGTTGGGATTCCAGCTACACTCGCCATTGGCACCCCAGGGTATATGCCATCAGAACAAGGGCGCGGTAGACCACGACCTAACAGTGATATTTATGCTCTGGGTATGATTGGCATTCAAGCACTGACGGGGCTACATCCAACACAATTACTTGAAGACTCCGAGACTGGAGAGATTATCTGGCAACACTATGCCTATGTGAGTCCAGAATTAGCAAAGGTACTGAACCAAATGGTGCGCTACCACTTCCACGACCGCTACCAATCGGTATCTGAAGTGATGCAAGCACTGCAGCCCCTCGCTGCTGATAACGCACCAAAACGCCAGGAAGCTATACCAGTGCTGCCAGTCCAGCTTGAGCCGGATACAAGGTTAGTATTTGAGAATAATTACATGCCAGCACCTTCTGCCAAGCCAAGTGATGCTGTTCCTAGATGGATGCACAATTCGGCGTTGCTGATAGGGCTAGGAATTGGTGTAACTTCGGCATTAGTTTTGATGTTAAGCAGTTACTACTTTCTCCGTCCACCCACTGAGGTAGAGTCAGCCCCAAACTCCCCAGGAGCAGTCGCCACACCCAGCCTGGCTTTAGCTAATTTAGCACTAGCGCACACCCTGACTGGACATACAGATACAGTTTGGGCGATCGCTGTTAGCGCGGATGGACAAACTCTAGTCAGTAGCAGTGGGGACAAGACAATTAAACTTTGGGATTTAGATACTGAACAACTGCTTCATACCCTCTCCGGACATTCTGATACCGTTAGGTCAATCAGCCTCAGTGCAGATGGGCGAACCCTTGCTAGTGGCAGTGGGGACAAAACAATCAAGCTATGGGATTTACAGACAGGAAAGCTGTTTAACACAATTGCTGGTAATTCCGGTCCAGTTTGGTCTGTTGCCATCAGCAGTGATGGACAAACTCTTGTCAGTGGTGGAGAGGATGGTGCCATCAAGCTTTGGAATCTAGAGACTGGGAAATTGCGCCGTAACCTATTGGCACATTCCGGCAGAGTTTTCTCTGTTGCCCTCAGTCCTGATGGACAGACTTGTGCCACTGCTGGAATTGACAAAACGATCAGAATTTGGAATTTGCAGACTGGCAAACTGTTGCATACACTTGCGGGACATGCTGACGCTGTTAGATCTGTTATCTTTAGCCCAGATGGACAGATGCTAGCCAGTAGTAGTTGGGATAAGACGATCAAGATTTGGAATCCCGAGACAGGGGAACTGTTGCGTACACTTGAGGGGCATAGCGATCGGGTGATATCGGTTACGTTCAGCCAGAATGGACAAACTCTTGCCAGTTCAAGTACCGATCGGACAATCAAAATTTGGGATGTGCAGACAGGAAAATTACTCCGTAACCTCACTGGACATTCCGACTGGGTTATAGCCGTTACTACCAGTCCAGTGGGGCAGACTCTACTTAGTAGCAGCAAGGACAAGACGATCAAGATTTGGCAACAGCACTGAGCACCTGGCGACTGGAAGTCGCGTCTACACAGATAAAACCCGCCTGCGCGGGTTCCAAACCCTTGATTTTCTTTTAGTCCGCGGAGGCGGACTTGGCGTGTATAGCCTCAGAATTCCATTCTGAGGGCAAGGTGCTGCTGAGGAACTACAGAAGCTTCCCTTGAGCTAACTATGGCTTGACACAAGAAAGCTGCTACTTCTGCCCTGGTAGCCTTTTTATTAGGATTAAGAAGCTTGACATCAGGATAGTTGACGACAAGACGTTTTTCAGTTGCCGCTGCTATGCTCTTTTGGGCATAAACTGGAATTGCCCTGGCATCGACAAAATTAGCCTTCAAGGTTGTAGTAACTTCCCTGGTAGGAGAATAATTCAATCCACTAGCCAATGCCACCAATACTTGAGCGCGAGGAATATTTTGGTTGGGCTTGAAGCTATAACCAGGATAGCCTGATAAAAATCGCGTTTGAGTAGCTGCTGTAATCTGGTTGTAAGCCCAGTGATACGTGGGAACATCCACAAAATTAACCGGCTTACGCGTCCGCGCTGCCTTTGGGAAAGCCTGAGCAACTATCGTGGCAAACTCAGCTCGATTCATAGATAAACTGGGTCGGAAACTACCATCTGGGTAGCCGTTAATAATACCTTGTTGTGACAATCGTGTAATACATGGCTTCGCCCAATGACCTTGAACATCGTAGAATGCTGATTGAGCTAATGCTGGCGGTTGTCTTACCAAGGGTGTGACTGCACTAGCGATTATTCCCAATCCAACTAGTAAAGTAGGTATAAACTGACGTTTTTGCAAGCTAGACATTGAAAAGTGGTTACCTCAAAAAACAGATAGCTGTTGGTTCCAAAAGTTTTAATTTTATTAGGATTTTTCACGCTGGTACAAGCAAGGGATGAGCGCTTCGTTAAAAACTGGACTTTGAACAAATCTGTCCAAAGCCCAGTACTCAGGCTCAAGATCGGGATGACTAGATTAATTACTGGAATATTTTCTAGTTTAATTGTGTGCCTTAGCTTATTTATTTAGATAGGTTTTAAAGTCCTTTAGTTTCTCAAACAAAACCCATTTACCGTGGGAGCGTGGCACTCTTAGCAGATATACTGCCCATGAAGATGTTCTAGCCAGGCAGAACAGAACAGTATGAATGAACTAACAGCCGATGTCCTAGTTGTAGGAGGTGGCACCGGAGGCACAGCGGCTGCGATTCAAGCAGCGCGTCGCGGAGCTAAGACTATACTCGTGAGTGAATTTCCCTGGCTAGGCGGGATGTTGACATCAGCTGGAGTGTCTGCCCCCGATGGTAATGAATTGGTTGCCTTTCAGACTGGGCTGTGGGGTGCATTTTTACGGGAATTGCAGGATCGGCAGTTGGGAGGATTAGACAACAGCTGGGTCAGCTTTTTTAGCTTTGATCCTCGCCTTGGTGCTCAGATCTTTGCAGATTGGGTTCAAGCATTGCCGAACCTGCATTGGATTGCTGGGCGAGTAGCGATCGCTGTTTTGCGAGAAGGTGAATGTATTACTGGAGTTCGGTTTGCTGATTTGACAGTCAAAGCCAAAATTACCCTGGACGCTACAGAACTGGGAGATTTACTCGCTTTGGCTGAGGTGCCTTATCGCTGGGGCTGGGAATTGCAATCTGAGTGGGGAGAACCCAGTGCGCCAACTGCCCCTAATACACTTACAGAACAATACCCGGTACAAGCACCTACTTGGGTCGTGATTATGCAAGATTTTGGTGAACCAGTTGCCCCAGAAATCCCTGCTCCCCCAAAAGACGAACCAGCCCAGTTTGCTGGTGCTTGGGATGGTTATGGATCAGAGCAATTCTTGAATTACGGCAGGCTGCCAGGAGGTCTGTTTATGATTAACTGGCCTCAGTGCGGTAATGACTACGGCGAAGGTGCAGGGCGTTTAATTGAATCCGATGCATCGCGGCATCAGTTTCTCCAGGAAGCCCAATGGCATACCCAAAGTTTCGCCCGGTTCATCCAAACTCAATTAGGTCGTCGCTACAGCCTAGCAACTCAAATCTTCCCCTCGCCCCTCGCTGGAGGTGCTTATGCCTTACATCCCTACTATCGAGAAAGCCGCCGCTTAGTGGGACTGACTACAGTGCGGGAGCAAGATATATTGCCAGTGGCTGGGGGTCGGGTTGCACCATTACCAGTGGATGCAGCTGGGTGGGTGGGTGCGATCGCTCTGGGTAATTACGCCAACGATCACCATTATCCAGGCATCGATTTCCCTGTTCAACCAAAATCTATCCGCTGGGGAGGACGGTGGACAGGAACTCCGTTTACCATTCCCTATGGCTGCCTGGTTCCAGTCCAGACAGATGGCTTATTGGTGTGTGAAAAAAATATTTCGGTGTCTCATATTGCCAATGGTGCAACTAGATTACAACCAGTGGTTATGAGTATTGGTCAAGCAGCTGGAATGGCAGCGGCACTGTGTGCATCTAGGGATTGTCAACCCAGAGATTTACCTATGAGAGACTTGCAAGAGGCTTTATTGCAAGACCAGCAATGCCCCAGCGCTATTATCCCGTTGTTTAACTTACCCCCCAACCACCCCGACTGGCTACATTGGCAATGCTATTACCTAGACCACCCAGAGGCTTACCCTCCTAGGGGGAACTGTCCTTGTAATCCTTACCCCTCGCCCCACTCATCGAGAAGCCGCTTGCGCGTCTATGCCTCTCCCCCCTCGCCCTTCACCGGCATTTTCCACTGCCGCAACGAGCAGGATTACACTTTCACTATCACTGAACCAGCTAAACTGCGATCGCAAATTTGGTCACTTGTTACCTTACACTCGCACTTAGACCAGCAACTGCAAATATATCCGAATCACCACTCACTCAAGGTTTATGGTCGCCTGAATCATGTGGGTAATTGGTTGTTAGTGGAGCAGATTGAGAGCGCTGGCTAATCTCACCCCTTAAAAAACCAGTGCCATGCCAACGCCGATAGCACAGCGGCGATCGCACCGATCAAAGTATTCAAAAAATTCACTACTTCATTCGTCAGCCAGCTTACCTTGGCTTGCAATGTTGCACCAATCAAACTTTCTATATTGGTAGCAATAAACGCTGCGAGTATACACCAAACTACCCCTAGCAGGTCAATTAAACCTACGCCCCAACCAACTAGAGCGATCGCAGCTGAAGCCACTACCCCAGCCAGGGTTCCTTCTAGGCTGACCGCTCCTTCTGTTCCACGCGCCACAGGTTGCAAAGTTGTAATTAGAAATGTTCGCTTGCCGTAGGCTTTGCCAACTTCGCTGGCACAGGTATCAGAAAGTTTAGTGGTAAAACTTGCCACGTAGCCCAATAAAAGTAGATATGTAATTAATTCGGTATCCCTATCCAAGACAGGAACAGCCAGCGTTCCCAAAGCACACAGCGTTCCAGTCAGAGCCGAACCCCAGACATTCTCTGGTCCCCGCGCTCCAGATCTCTTCTCGGCAATTCCCTCTGCTTCTTTTTGAGCTAAGCCGATGCGTGTAGCGGCAGAGCCAACTAGAAAATAAAACAATACTACTAAATATCCCCGCCACCCCAAACTACCCCAGATTAGAACACCCAGCAACCAGCCATGGAGCAATCCAGCTGGAGTGAGGAGCTTTTTGGGAGCAATCCAGGCTACACCCAATAAAACTGTATTTAACCCAACAGCAACCAGCCAAGGGTTGAGAAAGGATGAAGGAAAGATGAAGGATGAATTTAGCGCCATTGTGGGTTTGCCAGAATATCAAAAGAGCTAATCCGCGCAAGTAGGTTTTGCTTGTATAACCTTAACTTGTGTCATCCGCCATACTTTGACCTATGAACAAAACTATATTTCATCTTGCCTTTCCCATCACTGACATCGCCCTTGCCAAAGAATACTATGTTGATGGCTTGGGCTGTGTCCCTGGTCGTGAAAACAAACATGCCCTGATTCTCAATTTGTATGGTCATCAGTTGGTTGCTCATATTACTAAACAACCTCTCACACCCCAAGCGGGGATTTACCCCAGACACTTTGGATTAATTTTTATCACCCAAAGCGATTGGGAAAACTTGCTAGAGCGATCGCTCCAACGGCAACTATTGTTTAGGGAGGAGGCTAAACTGCGATTTCCTGGTTCGCTCTTGGAACATCGCACGTTCTTTTTAGAAGATCCGTTTTATAACTTGATGGAGTTTAAGTATTACCGTCACGCTGAGGCAATTTTTGGTGATTACGATTATGCCCAAATTGGTGACACTCCAAAATAGCAGTCCTCTGTGCTTTGCATCTTAACGTCCCTAGAGGAATGCCTAAGCCAGGAAGGCGTCCCCTGACTCGACTACAGAACCGTGCATGAATTAATTGGCTGGTTTCACTTCAATTATAGAGTTGAGCTTTGTAAAGATTAGCTCCTGTGAGATCCGCTTCGTGAAGGTTAGCCCCTCTCAAGTCAGCCTTGTGGAGGTTAGCCCCTCTCAGGTTAGCTCCTCTCAGATCGGCACCGCTGAGGTTAGCTTTGCTGAGGTTAGTCCATCGGAAGTCAGCTCTTTTAAGATTAGCCTCGCCTAAGTTAGCCCCAAAGCAATAAGCTTGTATGAGGTGCGTTGCATTAAGATTAGCTTTGGTGAGTATAGCCTTGTAAAGGTAAGCCCCGCCTAATTCAGCTTTGTAAAAGTTAGCACTGCTTAGGTCAGCCTGGCTAAGTTGAGCTGCGGTTAAGTTAGCCTCGCATAGGTTAGTCTTCACTAGCTTTGCTAAATTCAGATCGGCTCCTTTAAGGCTAGCTCCTGTGAGGTCAGTCCCGAGCAAATTAGCTTCTCTAAGATCGGCATTATTGAGATTAGCCCCTATCAGGTTAGCTCCTATCAGGTTGGCGCCCCTTAGCTCAGCATTTGTAAGGTTAGCTTTGGTGAGGTCAGCCAAGCTAAGATTAGCTTCAATGAGTTCAGTTTCGATGAGCTTGGCTTTCTGGAGGTTAGCACCGCTGAGGTTAGCACCGCTCAGGTTGGCAGCAATTAGTAAGGTATTGTATAAATCAGCTTTTTGTAGGTTAGCAGTACTTAGGTTTCTCCCTCTCAGGTTCTCCTCTCGGAGGCTGGCATAGCTTAAGTCAGGTTCTATCTGTGGATTTTCTTTTCTCCAATAGGTCCACCTCACTGCACCTAACTGCAATAGGGCAAGATGCTCTGTATTTGCCATTAGCAGTTTTCCTTATTCATAACGCTTAGTAGGAGAATTTTCACGACCCACCACATTTTCAATTGCTGTCAGTACTGCTCTAGAAGCTGCCAAAATATTCCTTTCTTCTCCACCTAGATAGAGCCTTCCAAAACTGCCGACTGCCTGAACGTCAAGTATGTTAATTAAAGCAGCTTTCTCCGCCTCATTTGCAGCTAGAGCAGCATAAGCAGCAGGCTGAACTTCTAACACATAAAGTGTTTGCCCTGCTAAAATCATCTGTCCCTTACGGGTGCGATTTATTAGT
This window of the Chroococcidiopsis sp. CCMEE 29 genome carries:
- a CDS encoding NAD-dependent succinate-semialdehyde dehydrogenase, producing the protein MAIATINPATGETLKIFEPLTDAEISAKLEFSQQAFEKYRQIPMAQRSQWMNATAEILEREKEKFGKLMTLEMGKPLKGAIAEIEKCALVCRYYAEHAAEFLADVPVTTDANHSFVRYQPLGAILAVMPWNFPFWQVFRFAAPALMAGNVGLLKHASNVPQCALAIEEIFTQAGFPAGVFQTLLVGSDRVVAIVADERVKAATLTGSELAGASLAAAAGKQIKKTVLELGGSDPFIVMPSADLEAAVATAVTARMLNNGQSCIAAKRFIVAEAVADRFEKQLVEKFKVLKVGDPMLPDTDLGPLATPNILQDLDYQVKETVKSGAKVLAGGQPISDRPGNFYPPTILTDIPPGTPGDEEEFFGPVALLFRVTDIDAAIKLANATPFGLGASAWTTDEQERDRFVSELEAGAVFINGMVKSDPRLPFGGVKRSGYGRELSIQGIHEFVNVKTVWVK
- a CDS encoding response regulator; this translates as MELLLHSNQPPEITQPLILAVDDDEDNLLLLTEVLKSLECSFITATQGQTAINLAQDHQPCLIILDVMLPDFSGVEVVHQLKHNPQTMTIPVIAVTALAREEDREHLLLAGCDDYLSKPYMIDELEAIIQRYLRSTHSLTALV
- a CDS encoding DUF2294 domain-containing protein produces the protein MEETSELAVEQLEQNLSQRVTLLYLTDLGHQPHQVSCKLVDKTLTIVIEDSITRLEQFLAKSNRQEIAKQVRVNLHKALEPHLKALIEEVVKIPVIDLLSDSAFDTNRTSVVAVLATVPALDDPGLNGNLKQEQ
- a CDS encoding response regulator, with translation MDSFAYPNTCSQNDRQPLVLAVDDNEDNLQLLTQLLVLIECSFITATNGKTTLLMAHDYHPDLILLDMMLPDLSGIEVACSLKQDSQTMEIPIVAVTAMARGEDKERFLLAGCDDYITKPYVIDDLETIIRKYVF
- a CDS encoding DUF2294 domain-containing protein, which codes for MDASFPTRGQIERTLSQRIQTLYRTQLEHQPSRVVCQLFDEKIAIVLEDSITQPEQLLVSSGQEELAEQVRTELDEALQPQLKALIEEVVGVAVIDILSNAKLETGRTATVIILADLPRVRNPS
- a CDS encoding zinc-dependent dehydrogenase, whose product is MKAQVFRGVNQLSYEELPIPTLETDEVLVKIHVVGLCQSDIKKIRYPLYEPPRIFGHETAGVIAAVGEQVTGWEVGQRVVVMHHIPCMRCGYCLNDNFSMCDVYKNISTTAGFTPSGGGFAEYVKVPGHIVRNGGLIPIPAGVSFEQASFVEPTNCCLKAVKKAQIAPGQKVLVTGAGPIGLMFVMLVKYFGAKAIATDLLPSRIEKALSVGAEAAFDARDPDLLTKVQALTDGIGVDTTLLAVPSEKAFFQALDCTRKGGKILFFAEFPDEVKIPINPNILYRREIDLIGSYSSSYRLQSLAVDIVFNRRIDVEALISDRYPLENLSLAVEQAIAPSPDTYKILIYPQAAE